A portion of the Halobacillus ihumii genome contains these proteins:
- a CDS encoding DUF294 nucleotidyltransferase-like domain-containing protein: MNDLVEFYRNQYPFDLLTDQEFNEVFSKAEVKEYSSNEFIIHEDESDESIDIHFLISGLAKNIMHRSNGKQLSVRFYYPGDLVGVMILLTSGEMRFSVQALEPVKTLRFKRSTFLEVMSNNTQFSKVVMDGISHLMKSLYDEIKYKSSTDEQDDRELYKKRAGAYMEPPAFIHPAESIEKAARMLQQKKIEALIVSEDNKNLLGMVGYGDLLQAYFENSHKDSVKNHMSEESYSISDQEFIYDALSYLKHHPTEIIPVHHKDKIVGILRQSSFFTIKNSVYFDLTYRISNATNLEEVQTLSPVYNSRFQEFVASLIEDQMFAYDIAELITNYNDRIHKQVIQIAEDEMVAEGYGTPPINYCFLVMGSEGRKEQAFSTDQDNGMVLADYDQSKNKQHIEQYFRYFSEKINAMLDQCGFPYCKGDIMAKEDKWRQQTSEWRQSINSWIEKMDAEEIRDFTIFADFRPIFGDFSLAYDLKKYVTLRVQKSLGLHQLLMKDTLRFRVPVQPFGRISGVGKKRTLNIKKSAIMQIVNAIRIYSMKYGVEAINTVNRLEALAEQERFHPRDVENAKLALHRLMLFRIKENLNQMQTDQPLSNELPLNKLNKSERRSLKDALLIAKRLQQVLELSYNRNRVM, encoded by the coding sequence GTGAACGACCTCGTAGAATTTTACCGAAATCAATATCCATTCGATTTGTTAACAGATCAAGAATTTAATGAAGTTTTCAGCAAAGCAGAAGTTAAAGAATACAGCAGTAATGAGTTTATCATCCATGAAGACGAGAGTGATGAAAGCATTGATATCCACTTCCTCATTTCAGGTCTGGCTAAAAATATTATGCACCGTTCAAACGGAAAGCAGCTTTCCGTTCGCTTTTATTATCCTGGAGATTTAGTTGGGGTCATGATTCTTTTAACAAGCGGGGAAATGAGGTTCTCTGTGCAAGCACTTGAGCCTGTAAAAACACTCCGCTTTAAACGTTCTACCTTTCTTGAAGTCATGTCGAACAATACCCAATTTTCAAAAGTCGTCATGGATGGAATCAGCCATCTTATGAAAAGCCTATATGACGAAATTAAATATAAAAGTTCAACCGATGAACAGGATGACCGAGAACTTTATAAAAAAAGAGCCGGTGCCTACATGGAGCCGCCAGCTTTTATCCATCCAGCCGAATCAATTGAGAAAGCAGCTCGAATGTTACAGCAAAAAAAGATCGAGGCTCTGATAGTGAGTGAAGATAATAAAAACCTGCTCGGAATGGTAGGATACGGAGATTTACTGCAAGCTTATTTCGAAAACAGCCATAAAGATTCTGTGAAAAACCATATGTCAGAAGAATCCTATTCCATCAGTGACCAGGAGTTCATATACGACGCCTTAAGTTATTTAAAACATCATCCAACAGAAATTATACCTGTACACCATAAGGATAAAATTGTCGGGATCCTTAGACAATCCTCCTTTTTTACAATTAAGAACTCGGTGTATTTTGATTTAACTTACCGTATTTCTAATGCTACGAATCTTGAGGAGGTTCAAACATTATCTCCAGTTTATAATAGCCGATTTCAAGAATTTGTAGCGAGTCTGATTGAGGATCAAATGTTTGCTTATGATATCGCAGAATTGATCACCAACTATAATGACCGTATTCATAAACAAGTCATTCAAATTGCCGAAGATGAAATGGTTGCTGAAGGTTACGGCACCCCTCCTATAAACTATTGCTTTCTCGTAATGGGAAGTGAAGGACGTAAAGAACAGGCGTTTTCAACAGATCAAGATAATGGGATGGTACTGGCTGACTATGATCAATCAAAGAACAAACAGCACATCGAGCAATATTTCCGCTATTTTTCTGAGAAAATTAATGCCATGCTGGATCAATGTGGCTTTCCCTACTGCAAAGGGGATATTATGGCAAAGGAAGATAAATGGAGACAGCAAACGAGTGAATGGCGGCAAAGTATTAATTCATGGATTGAGAAAATGGATGCTGAGGAAATTAGGGACTTCACGATATTTGCAGACTTCCGCCCTATTTTTGGAGATTTTTCACTAGCTTATGATTTAAAAAAATATGTCACTCTACGAGTTCAAAAATCACTTGGACTACATCAGCTGCTTATGAAGGATACACTAAGGTTCAGGGTGCCAGTCCAGCCATTTGGCCGTATTTCAGGAGTAGGGAAAAAACGCACCCTTAATATTAAAAAGTCAGCCATTATGCAGATCGTCAATGCCATTCGAATTTACAGCATGAAATATGGTGTAGAAGCGATCAATACAGTGAACCGTCTGGAAGCGCTCGCAGAACAGGAACGTTTTCACCCAAGGGATGTAGAAAATGCCAAGCTTGCTCTCCATCGGCTAATGCTTTTTCGGATAAAGGAAAACTTGAACCAGATGCAAACGGATCAGCCTCTCTCAAATGAGTTACCTTTAAATAAATTAAATAAATCTGAGCGACGTTCTTTAAAAGATGCTTTACTAATAGCGAAACGATTACAACAGGTACTTGAACTTAGTTATAATCGAAATCGGGTGATGTAA
- a CDS encoding PolC-type DNA polymerase III: protein MLPTDLQILKYIFIEKPIYYTKIRQQMNWMTYQKLQEKLKAHKNDPEIRKSNLLDLDYTVFDLETTGFIPEIGHEIISIGAVRNHGLDSCHIDTFHQIVRPIRPVSAATLNLTGLTRDQLANGRTFVNSLKHFLDFSRGSVLVAHPAKFDVRFLQTMLKRWKLPEFNPAVIDSQVMAEWLFPSLKPQLDPLIKQFKIERRERHHALNDAMMTSELFCKLLDYTMKRDIQTFDELDQMLLQTKRARKS from the coding sequence ATGCTTCCTACCGACTTGCAAATTTTAAAGTATATCTTTATTGAAAAACCAATTTACTATACTAAAATACGGCAGCAAATGAATTGGATGACGTACCAGAAGCTCCAGGAAAAACTAAAGGCTCATAAAAATGACCCAGAAATAAGAAAATCTAACCTGCTTGATCTGGATTACACAGTGTTTGATTTAGAAACGACTGGATTCATCCCGGAAATCGGCCATGAAATTATATCTATTGGTGCTGTTCGAAATCATGGCCTCGATTCTTGCCATATCGATACTTTTCACCAGATTGTCCGACCGATCAGACCTGTTTCTGCCGCCACTCTCAATCTAACCGGTTTGACACGGGACCAGTTAGCAAATGGACGAACTTTTGTGAACAGTTTGAAGCATTTCCTTGATTTCAGCAGAGGGTCCGTCCTTGTAGCCCACCCCGCAAAATTTGATGTGCGTTTTCTCCAAACGATGCTTAAACGCTGGAAATTGCCTGAATTTAACCCAGCAGTCATTGATTCGCAAGTAATGGCTGAGTGGTTATTTCCATCATTGAAGCCTCAACTGGATCCGCTCATAAAACAGTTTAAAATCGAACGAAGAGAACGCCATCATGCTTTGAATGATGCTATGATGACTTCTGAACTGTTTTGTAAGCTACTTGATTATACTATGAAGCGCGATATTCAGACATTTGATGAATTAGATCAAATGTTACTTCAGACAAAACGAGCGAGAAAGTCTTAA
- a CDS encoding aspartate kinase: MKVVKFGGSSVADANQIKKVTNIITSDHDRRVIVVSAPGKRHPDDTKTTDLLITLGDSIYNGARDELAYDRVIERFASIVRDLQISEEVLDTIQSRINEACQHTETDYKSGMNRLKSCGEDGTALILSAYLRSSGQESSYVNPKEAGILVRDELGGALVLDESFDHLYELRKQKEILVIPGFFGYTPEGELVTFSRGGSDITGSIVAAGVKADLYENFTDVDSVFCVNPTIVDNPMKLTTLTYKEMRELSYAGFSVFHDEALIPAFKEKIPVCIKNTNNPDGDGTMIVSVREAEEGHVKGIASDSGFLNLYVSKYLMNRELGFGRRLLQILEDEGISFEHAPSGIDDMSVIIREHQLPKAKETIVTNRIAEELKVDTITVERDMAMIMLVGEGMNETVGIASQAATAFRHANVNIEMINQGSSEVSMMFGIKSSGLEPAVRSLYRTFFM, translated from the coding sequence ATGAAGGTTGTTAAGTTTGGTGGAAGTTCTGTAGCAGATGCAAATCAAATAAAAAAAGTGACAAATATTATTACCTCAGACCATGATAGAAGAGTGATTGTCGTGTCAGCCCCCGGGAAAAGGCACCCTGATGACACAAAAACAACGGACCTTTTAATTACATTAGGAGACTCCATTTATAATGGAGCAAGGGATGAGTTAGCCTATGACAGGGTAATTGAGCGCTTCGCATCTATTGTGAGGGACTTGCAAATCTCAGAAGAAGTTCTTGATACGATTCAGAGCCGTATTAATGAAGCGTGCCAACATACTGAAACAGATTATAAGTCAGGAATGAATCGTTTAAAATCATGTGGTGAAGATGGAACGGCACTGATTTTAAGTGCTTATTTACGATCTAGTGGACAGGAATCATCTTATGTAAACCCGAAAGAAGCGGGGATTCTTGTACGTGATGAATTAGGAGGAGCATTAGTTCTCGATGAAAGTTTTGATCATCTGTATGAACTTAGAAAACAGAAGGAGATCCTTGTGATTCCGGGATTTTTTGGGTACACCCCTGAAGGAGAGCTCGTAACGTTTTCCCGCGGAGGGTCGGACATTACAGGCTCAATAGTTGCAGCTGGTGTGAAAGCTGATTTATATGAAAACTTTACCGATGTAGATTCTGTTTTCTGTGTAAACCCTACAATTGTCGATAATCCGATGAAACTGACAACATTGACCTACAAAGAAATGCGAGAACTTTCATACGCTGGATTCTCGGTATTTCATGACGAGGCTTTGATCCCGGCTTTTAAGGAAAAAATTCCAGTCTGTATTAAAAACACAAATAATCCTGATGGGGACGGTACCATGATCGTTTCAGTGAGAGAAGCAGAAGAGGGACATGTAAAAGGGATAGCAAGTGATTCGGGCTTTTTAAACTTATATGTTAGTAAATATTTAATGAACCGAGAACTTGGTTTTGGCCGGCGTCTCTTACAAATATTAGAAGATGAAGGGATCTCGTTTGAACATGCACCTTCAGGAATTGATGACATGTCGGTCATTATTCGTGAACATCAATTGCCAAAAGCAAAAGAAACGATCGTTACCAATCGAATTGCTGAAGAATTAAAAGTTGATACGATAACGGTGGAAAGAGATATGGCGATGATCATGCTTGTTGGCGAAGGGATGAATGAAACAGTTGGGATTGCGAGTCAGGCTGCCACGGCATTTAGACATGCGAATGTTAACATTGAGATGATTAATCAGGGATCATCGGAAGTGTCCATGATGTTCGGAATTAAATCCAGTGGGTTAGAACCGGCTGTCCGCTCCCTTTATCGTACCTTTTTCATGTAA